From the genome of Oncorhynchus clarkii lewisi isolate Uvic-CL-2024 chromosome 11, UVic_Ocla_1.0, whole genome shotgun sequence, one region includes:
- the LOC139420132 gene encoding translocating chain-associated membrane protein 1, which produces MGIRKKTNKNPPVLSHEFIIQNHADIVSCVAMVFLLGLMFEVTSKVAVLFITVQYNVTTSTNEGLPEESVVNHFHHGLKDVATVFFYMLVAIIIHAIIQEYVLDKINRKMHFSKTKHSKFNESGQLSAFYLFSFGWGTNILMSENFLSNPVNLWEGYPHTLMPFQMKFFFICQMGYWLHALPELYFQKTKKEDIPRQLVYIALYLVHIAGAYILNLNRLALVLLVLHCFVELLFHVSRLVYFSNEKRQTGFTVWAILFVLGRLLTLSLSVLTVGFGLANADQQVLDLANGNFNVLFVRITVLATICVTQAFMMWKFINFQLRRWREQAQAQPVKPKKPQAPKSKSKKDKANGVNGVSSNGADSPRSKKEKSS; this is translated from the exons ATGGGGATCCGCAAAAAGACCAACAAGAACCCGCCGGTGTTGAGCCACGAGTTTATCATCCAGAACCATGCCGATATTGTGTCCTGTGTTGCTATGGTGTTCCTCCTCGGGTTGATGTTTGAG GTCACCTCGAAGGTTGCAGTGCTGTTCATCACTGTCCAATACAACGTTACAACCTCTACAAACG AGGGCCTGCCAGAGGAGAGTGTGGTGAACCACTTCCACCACGGTCTGAAGGATGTGGCTACGGTCTTCTTCTACATGCTGGTGGCCATCATTATCCACGCCATCATTCAGGAGTATGTTCTGGAC aaaATCAACCGGAAGATGCACTTCTCGAAGACCAAGCACAGCAAGTTCAACGAGTCAGGCCAGCTCTCTGCCTTCTACCTGTTCTCCTTCGGATGGGGAACCAACATCCTCATGTCG GAGAACTTCCTGTCCAACCCAGTGAATCTGTGGGAAGGCTACCCCCATACCTTGATGCC GTTTCAGATGAAGTTCTTTTTCATCTGTCAGATGGGCTACTGGCTTCACGCTCTGCCCGAGCTCTACTTTCAGAAGACCAagaag gaGGATATTCCTCGGCAGTTGGTGTATATCGCTCTGTACTTGGTCCACATCGCAGGAGCCTACATCCTCAA TCTGAATCGTCTGGCTCTGGTCCTGCTGGTGTTGCACTGCTTCGTAGAGCTTCTCTTCCACGTGTCCCGCCTGGTCTACTTCAGCAACGAGAAGAGACAGACTGG GTTTACTGTCTGGGCAATACTGTTTGTTCTTGGACGGCTGCTcaccctgtccctgtctgtcctgaCTGTGGGTTTCGGCCTGGCCAACGCTGATCAACAGGTACTGGACCTGGCTAACGGAAACTTCAACGTGCTCTTTGTTCG GATCACTGTGCTGGCGACCATCTGTGTGACTCAGGCCTTCATGATGTGGAAGTTCATCAACTTCCAgctgaggaggtggagagagcagGCCCAGGCCCAGCCCGTGAAACCCAAGAAGCCCCAAGCTCCCAAGAGCAAGTCCAAGAAAGACAAAG CCAATGGAGTGAACGGAGTAAGTTCCAACGGAGCTGATTCGCCGAGATCAAAGAAAGAGAAGTCCTCATAA